A genomic stretch from Georgenia muralis includes:
- the alc gene encoding allantoicase — MNHAADAGAPDFTALTDLASRSLGAGVIAANDELFAQRENLINPWPAAFDPGEFGHKGKVYDGWETRRRREPGNDWAVVRLGAPGVVRGVVVDTAWFRGNYPPFISVEATAADGYPSVADLAEAEWTTLVARTDCAGDTKNYYAVEDGRWWTHVRLSIYPDGGVARLRVHGEVVEDPRFLTGTIDLVAAENGGRLAATSDAFYSSPAQIIMPGRARNMGEGWENARRRGDGNDFAVFALGRRGTARHLEIDTGYYVGNAPGWVRVSAADVPDGDLEGATWTEILPRVAVQPDTRHRFLTAVAAEATHVRLDVYPDGGLSRFRVWGEVAAEALEEARQRWAERR; from the coding sequence ATGAACCACGCCGCCGACGCGGGCGCCCCCGACTTCACCGCCCTGACCGACCTGGCGTCCCGCTCGCTCGGCGCCGGCGTGATCGCCGCCAACGACGAGCTGTTCGCCCAGCGGGAGAACCTCATCAACCCGTGGCCCGCGGCGTTCGACCCCGGCGAGTTCGGCCACAAGGGCAAGGTGTACGACGGCTGGGAGACCCGCCGTCGACGCGAGCCCGGCAACGACTGGGCCGTCGTGCGGCTGGGGGCACCGGGGGTCGTGCGCGGCGTCGTCGTCGACACCGCCTGGTTCCGCGGGAACTACCCACCCTTCATCTCGGTCGAGGCCACGGCCGCCGACGGGTACCCGTCCGTGGCCGACCTGGCCGAGGCCGAGTGGACCACCCTCGTCGCCAGGACCGACTGCGCCGGCGACACCAAGAACTACTACGCGGTCGAGGACGGCCGCTGGTGGACCCACGTGCGCCTGTCGATCTATCCCGACGGCGGGGTGGCCCGCCTGCGCGTCCACGGTGAGGTGGTGGAGGACCCCCGCTTCCTCACCGGCACGATCGACCTCGTCGCCGCGGAGAACGGCGGGCGCCTCGCGGCCACGTCCGACGCCTTCTACTCCTCGCCGGCGCAGATCATCATGCCCGGCCGGGCCCGCAACATGGGGGAGGGGTGGGAGAACGCCCGCCGCCGGGGGGACGGCAACGACTTCGCCGTCTTCGCCCTCGGCCGCCGCGGGACCGCCCGCCACCTGGAGATCGACACCGGCTACTACGTCGGCAACGCGCCCGGCTGGGTGCGGGTGAGCGCGGCCGACGTCCCGGACGGCGACCTCGAGGGCGCCACCTGGACGGAGATCCTGCCCCGGGTCGCCGTCCAGCCGGACACGCGGCACCGGTTTCTCACGGCGGTGGCCGCCGAGGCCACCCACGTCCGCCTGGACGTCTACCCCGACGGCGGTCTGAGCCGGTTCCGGGTGTGGGGCGAGGTCGCGGCCGAGGCGCTGGAGGAGGCCCGGCAGCGGTGGGCGGAACGTCGGTGA